One stretch of Micromonospora echinospora DNA includes these proteins:
- the kynU gene encoding kynureninase: MHTPENEALRRDAADPGHRHLFHIPPADGGRYPDTAYLAGNSLGLQPRATRDELLADLDAWQRLGVEGHLESERPWLPYHELLTAPAARLVGALPAETVVMNSLTVNLHLLMVSFYRPEGERTRIVIEDSAFPSDSYAVRSQARFHGLDPDTTVVRLKPRPGSDTLGTEDVLDFLAREGHTVALLMLGGVNYLTGELMDIPTITAAGRAAGAVVGWDLAHAAGNVPLALHDWDVDFAAWCSYKYLNSGPGALGGVFVHERHLGDPSIQRFEGWWSTEAATRFEMTPVSRPPATVEAWQISNPPIFAMGPVRTSLELFDSVGMAALRERSLRLTAWLEQLLDEVTPGRPLTVVTPRDPARRGCQLSVRIGVSARSEPGLRAPQSRTEGGWVGSANELTKRLRHEHGVVADAREPDIVRFAPVPLYSTYHDCWRVAEALAATFEKEGS; encoded by the coding sequence ATGCACACCCCCGAGAACGAAGCCCTCCGCCGCGACGCCGCCGACCCGGGACACCGGCACCTGTTCCACATCCCACCCGCCGACGGCGGGCGCTACCCCGACACGGCGTACCTGGCCGGCAACTCGCTCGGCCTGCAGCCCCGGGCCACCCGGGACGAGCTCCTCGCCGACCTGGACGCCTGGCAGCGCCTGGGCGTGGAGGGGCACCTGGAGTCGGAGCGGCCCTGGCTGCCGTACCACGAGCTGCTGACCGCGCCGGCCGCCCGCCTGGTCGGCGCGCTGCCCGCCGAGACCGTGGTGATGAACTCCCTCACCGTCAACCTGCACCTGCTGATGGTCAGCTTCTACCGGCCGGAGGGCGAGCGCACCCGCATCGTCATCGAGGACAGCGCGTTCCCCTCGGACAGCTACGCCGTGCGCAGCCAGGCCCGCTTCCACGGCCTGGACCCGGACACCACTGTCGTGCGCCTCAAGCCGCGCCCCGGCTCCGACACGCTCGGCACCGAGGACGTGCTGGACTTCCTGGCCCGCGAGGGCCACACCGTGGCGCTGCTGATGCTCGGCGGCGTGAACTACCTGACCGGCGAGCTGATGGACATCCCCACCATCACCGCCGCCGGGCGGGCCGCGGGCGCCGTCGTCGGCTGGGACCTGGCGCACGCCGCCGGCAACGTCCCGCTGGCGCTGCACGACTGGGACGTCGACTTCGCCGCCTGGTGCTCCTACAAGTACCTCAACTCCGGCCCGGGCGCGCTTGGCGGCGTCTTCGTCCACGAGCGGCACCTCGGCGACCCGTCCATCCAGCGCTTCGAGGGCTGGTGGAGCACCGAGGCGGCCACCCGGTTCGAGATGACCCCGGTGTCCCGGCCGCCGGCCACCGTCGAGGCGTGGCAGATCTCCAACCCGCCGATCTTCGCGATGGGCCCGGTGCGTACCTCGCTGGAGCTGTTCGACTCCGTCGGCATGGCGGCGCTGCGCGAGCGCAGCCTGCGGCTCACCGCCTGGCTGGAGCAGCTGCTCGACGAGGTCACGCCGGGCCGCCCGCTCACAGTGGTCACCCCGCGCGACCCGGCCCGGCGCGGCTGCCAGCTCTCCGTCCGGATCGGCGTGAGCGCGAGGAGTGAGCCGGGTCTGCGAGCCCCGCAGTCGCGAACGGAAGGCGGCTGGGTGGGCAGCGCGAACGAGCTGACCAAGCGGCTGCGGCACGAGCACGGCGTCGTCGCCGACGCCCGGGAGCCGGACATCGTCCGGTTCGCCCCGGTGCCGCTCTACTCGACGTACCACGACTGCTGGCGGGTCGCCGAGGCGCTGGCGGCAACGTTTGAGAAGGAGGGATCGTGA
- a CDS encoding D-glucuronyl C5-epimerase family protein has translation MTEELLGARRSWSRRQVLTVVAAAAGAAPLVATGAARWSAESPVKFRSDPFEIRDLPQGQRPYYSGVRLPIVDTGTHDKHGVRMALLTGKLYDHPVAQAQYGINLLESYRVTGEQVYLRRAMTQAQRLIDRRVVRRDGWFYPYRFRHAMHRGTDVYETPWYSMMAQGQAMSLFVRLAQIVGDRTHWRQAADATFASYLLPPVAGQPWGVYVKDGLLWLEEYAHPTRVRGDQTYNGHIFSAFGLWDYWSLSRDTRARQMLQGAITTARDAHRLVRTRQWRSRYCLTHRKDAGMYHSTHIIQHAVLHAITGDPTFAGIMDLFYSDHPTYGVSGTIRLAPGDHVGYKFDAAGTVLDRKRISLTRPAEAASAERHKVMRQTGIWYDISEGSLSGYLVKEIPGRSYQVGRAAPIGYRIPRSAVVVAAPGRAYSLDDAGKVTAVTAGLAVGDTVTVNLRAALDGVQHYRLASGAHAGQWIRLDTLRGVGTA, from the coding sequence ATGACGGAGGAGCTCTTAGGCGCCCGCCGATCCTGGTCCCGTCGTCAGGTGCTGACGGTGGTGGCGGCGGCGGCCGGCGCAGCGCCGCTGGTGGCGACCGGCGCGGCGAGGTGGTCGGCCGAATCGCCTGTCAAGTTCCGCAGCGACCCGTTCGAGATCCGCGACCTGCCGCAGGGGCAGCGGCCCTACTACAGCGGCGTCCGGCTGCCGATCGTCGACACGGGCACGCACGACAAGCACGGCGTACGCATGGCGCTGCTCACCGGGAAGCTCTACGACCATCCCGTCGCCCAGGCCCAGTACGGCATCAACCTGCTGGAGAGTTACCGGGTCACCGGCGAGCAGGTGTACCTGCGGCGGGCGATGACGCAGGCGCAGCGCCTGATCGACCGGCGGGTCGTCCGCCGGGACGGCTGGTTCTACCCGTACCGGTTCCGGCACGCCATGCACCGCGGCACCGACGTCTACGAGACGCCGTGGTACTCGATGATGGCCCAGGGACAGGCGATGAGCCTGTTCGTCCGGCTGGCGCAGATCGTGGGCGACCGCACCCACTGGCGTCAGGCGGCCGACGCGACGTTCGCGTCCTACCTGCTCCCGCCGGTGGCCGGCCAACCGTGGGGGGTCTACGTCAAGGACGGGCTGCTCTGGCTGGAGGAGTACGCCCACCCGACGCGGGTGCGCGGCGACCAGACCTACAACGGGCACATCTTCTCGGCCTTCGGACTCTGGGACTACTGGAGCCTGAGCCGCGACACCCGGGCCAGGCAGATGCTCCAGGGGGCGATCACCACCGCCCGGGACGCCCACCGGCTCGTCCGCACCCGCCAGTGGCGGAGCAGGTACTGCCTCACCCACCGCAAGGACGCGGGCATGTACCACTCGACGCACATCATCCAGCACGCCGTGCTGCACGCGATCACCGGCGACCCGACCTTCGCCGGGATCATGGACCTGTTCTACTCCGACCACCCCACGTACGGGGTGTCCGGAACGATCCGGCTCGCCCCCGGGGACCACGTCGGCTACAAGTTCGACGCGGCCGGCACGGTCCTGGACCGCAAGCGGATCTCCCTGACCAGGCCTGCCGAAGCGGCCTCCGCGGAACGGCACAAGGTGATGCGGCAGACCGGCATCTGGTACGACATCAGCGAGGGGAGCCTGAGCGGTTACCTGGTCAAGGAGATCCCCGGCCGGTCGTACCAGGTCGGGAGAGCGGCTCCGATCGGCTACCGCATCCCGCGCTCGGCAGTGGTCGTCGCCGCGCCCGGCAGGGCGTACTCCCTGGACGACGCCGGGAAGGTGACGGCGGTGACCGCCGGCCTCGCCGTCGGCGACACCGTGACTGTGAATCTGCGCGCCGCCCTCGACGGCGTCCAGCACTACCGTCTGGCCTCCGGCGCCCACGCCGGCCAGTGGATCCGGCTCGACACCCTGCGTGGCGTCGGCACGGCGTAG
- a CDS encoding mechanosensitive ion channel family protein — protein MNLSDLISALLSAVSDRRPDCQGSSSCEWVYRVTDSAWFAESSYWILFKPLRVALILLLAVATRWALHRTINRLVRTTTEGAVPTMLRPLRERIPSATPDPDQFVPERRRQRAEAIGSVLRSMVTAFVFGIALLMVLKEFSFDLAPLLASAGIAGVALGFGAQSLVKDLIAGLFMLIEDQYGVGDTVDLGEATGVVEAVGLRVTTVRDGRGVLWYIRNGEIVRVGNKSQGWALVVVDLPIGFAGTEDATAVLRTAAASVALDPELAPKIVEAPEVLGVEQITVDGAVIRTVVKTTADGQFAVGRELRRRLAEALENSGITARIAAARLFPGLPPQTPTPSAAEGTGTSGPT, from the coding sequence GTGAATCTCTCCGACCTGATCTCCGCCCTGCTGTCCGCCGTCTCCGACCGGCGGCCGGACTGCCAGGGCAGCAGCTCCTGCGAGTGGGTGTACCGGGTCACCGACTCCGCCTGGTTCGCCGAGAGCAGCTACTGGATCCTGTTCAAGCCGCTGCGGGTGGCGCTGATCCTGCTGCTCGCGGTGGCGACCCGCTGGGCGCTGCACCGGACCATCAACCGGCTGGTGCGGACCACCACCGAGGGCGCGGTGCCGACGATGCTCCGCCCGCTGCGGGAGCGGATTCCCAGCGCCACACCGGACCCGGACCAGTTCGTGCCGGAGCGGCGGCGGCAGCGGGCCGAGGCGATCGGGTCGGTGCTGCGCAGCATGGTCACCGCGTTCGTGTTCGGCATCGCGTTGCTGATGGTGCTCAAGGAGTTCAGCTTCGACCTGGCCCCGCTGCTCGCCAGCGCGGGCATCGCCGGTGTGGCGCTCGGTTTCGGCGCGCAGAGCCTGGTCAAGGACCTGATCGCCGGCCTGTTCATGTTGATCGAGGACCAGTACGGCGTCGGCGACACTGTCGACCTCGGCGAGGCGACAGGCGTGGTGGAGGCGGTGGGACTGCGGGTGACCACGGTCCGTGACGGCCGCGGGGTGCTCTGGTACATCCGCAACGGGGAGATCGTCCGCGTCGGCAACAAGAGCCAGGGCTGGGCCCTGGTCGTGGTCGACCTGCCGATCGGCTTCGCCGGCACCGAGGACGCCACCGCCGTGCTGCGTACCGCGGCGGCGTCGGTGGCGCTGGACCCGGAGCTGGCGCCGAAGATCGTCGAGGCGCCGGAGGTCCTCGGCGTCGAGCAGATCACCGTGGACGGCGCGGTGATCCGTACCGTCGTCAAGACCACCGCGGACGGGCAGTTCGCGGTGGGCCGGGAGCTGCGCCGCCGCCTCGCCGAGGCGCTGGAGAACTCCGGTATCACCGCCCGGATCGCGGCGGCCCGGCTCTTCCCGGGGCTGCCGCCGCAGACGCCGACGCCGTCCGCGGCCGAGGGCACGGGTACCAGCGGACCCACCTGA
- a CDS encoding Lrp/AsnC family transcriptional regulator → MDDMDWALLRELQADARLSYSELSRRVHLSPPAVAERVRRLEESGVITGYHAHVDLPRAGRTVLALIRMSCYGARCILNDPEVSGWPEIMEIHRITGDACSMLKVAATNMGEFEEVIDRLAPYGQPSSTMVLSTPLAWHPVVKAPR, encoded by the coding sequence GTGGACGACATGGACTGGGCGTTGCTGCGTGAGCTCCAGGCCGACGCCCGGCTCTCGTACAGCGAGTTGTCCCGCCGGGTCCACCTCTCCCCGCCCGCTGTGGCCGAACGGGTGCGGCGGCTGGAGGAGTCCGGCGTGATCACCGGCTACCACGCCCACGTCGACCTCCCCCGGGCCGGACGCACAGTGCTCGCCCTGATCCGGATGTCCTGCTACGGCGCGCGCTGCATCCTCAACGACCCCGAGGTCTCCGGCTGGCCGGAGATCATGGAGATCCACCGGATCACCGGGGACGCGTGCAGCATGCTCAAGGTCGCGGCCACGAACATGGGCGAGTTCGAGGAGGTCATCGACCGGCTCGCCCCGTACGGCCAGCCGTCCAGCACGATGGTGCTCTCCACGCCGCTGGCCTGGCATCCCGTGGTGAAGGCGCCTCGTTAG
- a CDS encoding class F sortase → MARSSRRRDRAGPATDRTRRRAAGRRSREHAGRLRAALRLTSRAARRFAHVAGHAVTASVTTADPRSGPVPARTATTTTRRYAPSRHPGVPVLVVASVMALIVAMLGLERVTGVSVLPDRIVAGLRPPPKKFPVLPASPPTGLSIGKLDLRAPVHRVGIAPDGSIDVPDVDRAGEVGWYDQGPTPGQYGPAVLVGHVDTTTGPAVFHGLKDLDDGDRIEVTREDRSVAVFEVTSIERYGKEKLPVEDVYGDFSRPNLRLITCGGRWVGGETGYADNLVVYAALVKAR, encoded by the coding sequence ATGGCCCGCTCATCGCGCCGCCGGGACCGCGCCGGCCCGGCGACGGACCGCACCCGCCGCCGCGCCGCCGGCCGCCGGTCGCGGGAGCACGCCGGACGGCTCCGGGCCGCGCTGCGGCTGACGTCCCGGGCCGCACGCCGGTTCGCCCACGTCGCCGGGCACGCCGTCACGGCCAGCGTCACCACCGCCGACCCGCGGTCCGGGCCGGTTCCGGCCCGGACCGCCACGACCACCACCCGCCGGTACGCGCCGAGCCGCCACCCGGGCGTCCCGGTGCTCGTGGTGGCGAGCGTGATGGCGCTGATCGTGGCCATGCTCGGGCTGGAACGGGTGACCGGGGTCAGCGTGCTGCCGGACCGGATCGTCGCCGGCCTGCGCCCGCCGCCGAAGAAGTTCCCGGTGCTGCCGGCCAGCCCACCGACGGGCCTGAGCATCGGCAAGCTCGACCTGCGCGCGCCGGTGCACCGCGTCGGCATCGCGCCGGACGGCAGCATCGACGTGCCGGACGTGGACCGGGCCGGCGAGGTCGGCTGGTACGACCAGGGCCCCACCCCCGGCCAGTACGGCCCGGCCGTGCTCGTCGGGCACGTCGACACCACCACCGGGCCGGCCGTCTTCCACGGGCTGAAGGACCTCGACGACGGCGACCGGATCGAGGTGACCCGCGAGGACCGCTCGGTGGCGGTGTTCGAGGTGACCTCGATCGAGCGGTACGGCAAGGAGAAGCTGCCGGTGGAGGACGTCTACGGCGACTTCAGCCGGCCCAACCTGCGGTTGATCACCTGCGGTGGGCGCTGGGTGGGCGGGGAGACCGGGTACGCGGACAACCTGGTCGTCTACGCCGCGCTGGTCAAGGCGCGCTGA
- a CDS encoding 2-hydroxymuconic semialdehyde dehydrogenase, which translates to MAGHAPDGPGLLRNFVGGEFVDAGSRFTKRSPVTGEPVFEVVEASQSTVDDAVAAARAALRGPWGRMGERERAEVLRRVADELERRFDDLVAAEVADTGKAISQARTLDIPRGAANFRAFAEIVATAPTESFTTVTPTGGRALNYAVRKPVGVVAVIVPWNLPLLLLTWKVAPALACGNAVVVKPSEETPASATLLAEVMAAAGVPDGVFNLVHGFGPGSAGEHLTRHPGVDAITFTGESATGSAIMRAAADGVKAVSFELGGKNAGLVFADADLDAAVAGSVRSSFTNGGQVCLCTERIYVQRPVFEEFTARLAKRADELAYGWPDDEATANMPLISHGHRDKVLGHYALARTEGAEVRAGGGTPRFGDGRDGGAYVQPTVLTGLGADARTNQEEIFGPVVHVAPFDDEDEAFALANGTDYGLAATVWTRDVGRAHRAGARLDAGIVWVNTWFLRDLRTPFGGVKASGVGREGGVHSLDFYSELTNVCVDLT; encoded by the coding sequence ATGGCCGGGCACGCGCCGGACGGCCCCGGCCTGCTGCGCAACTTCGTCGGCGGCGAGTTCGTCGACGCCGGCTCCCGGTTCACCAAGCGCAGCCCGGTCACCGGCGAGCCGGTGTTCGAGGTGGTCGAGGCGTCGCAGTCCACGGTGGACGACGCGGTCGCGGCCGCCCGGGCGGCGCTGCGCGGCCCGTGGGGCCGGATGGGTGAGCGGGAACGGGCCGAGGTGCTGCGCCGGGTCGCCGACGAGCTGGAACGGCGCTTCGACGACCTGGTGGCCGCCGAGGTGGCGGACACCGGCAAGGCCATCTCGCAGGCCCGGACGCTCGACATCCCGCGCGGCGCGGCCAACTTCCGCGCCTTCGCCGAGATCGTCGCGACCGCGCCCACCGAGTCGTTCACCACTGTCACCCCGACCGGCGGCCGGGCGCTCAACTACGCGGTCCGCAAGCCGGTCGGCGTGGTCGCCGTGATCGTGCCGTGGAACCTTCCGCTGCTGCTGCTCACCTGGAAGGTCGCCCCGGCTCTGGCCTGCGGCAACGCCGTGGTGGTCAAGCCCAGCGAGGAGACCCCCGCGTCGGCCACGCTGCTGGCCGAGGTGATGGCCGCGGCCGGCGTGCCCGACGGCGTGTTCAACCTGGTGCACGGCTTCGGCCCGGGCTCGGCCGGCGAGCACCTGACCCGCCACCCGGGCGTGGACGCGATCACGTTCACCGGCGAGTCGGCCACCGGCAGCGCGATCATGCGCGCCGCCGCCGACGGGGTGAAGGCGGTCAGCTTCGAGCTGGGCGGCAAGAACGCCGGCCTGGTCTTCGCCGACGCCGACCTGGACGCGGCGGTCGCCGGCTCGGTGCGGTCCAGCTTCACCAACGGCGGCCAGGTCTGTCTCTGCACCGAGCGCATCTACGTGCAGCGGCCGGTGTTCGAGGAGTTCACCGCGCGGCTGGCCAAGCGCGCCGACGAACTGGCGTACGGCTGGCCGGACGACGAGGCGACGGCGAACATGCCGCTGATCTCGCACGGGCACCGGGACAAGGTGCTCGGCCACTACGCGCTGGCCCGCACCGAGGGCGCCGAGGTCCGCGCGGGCGGCGGCACGCCGCGCTTCGGCGACGGCCGCGACGGCGGGGCGTACGTGCAGCCGACGGTGCTCACCGGGCTCGGCGCGGACGCCCGCACCAACCAGGAGGAGATCTTCGGCCCGGTGGTGCACGTCGCGCCGTTCGACGACGAGGACGAGGCGTTCGCGCTCGCCAACGGCACCGACTACGGCCTGGCCGCGACGGTGTGGACGCGGGACGTGGGCCGGGCGCACCGGGCCGGCGCCCGGCTCGACGCGGGCATCGTCTGGGTGAACACCTGGTTCCTGCGCGACCTGCGGACCCCGTTCGGCGGGGTGAAGGCGTCGGGTGTCGGCCGCGAGGGCGGCGTGCACTCGCTCGACTTCTACTCCGAACTCACAAACGTCTGCGTGGACTTGACGTGA
- a CDS encoding tryptophan 2,3-dioxygenase, with translation MEQTTAVRPVTPQERAARAARNGGEPTLEFAERVPYDAYVRASTLHRLQEPLSDDPGEMSFLMVSQIMELYFGLTCHELRHAKRELREDRIWEALPPLRRAALHLEGLNGAWHGLRWMSPADFNRFRDRLGEGSGFQSAMYRQLEFLLGLRDRALIRPFRRQTDVYDELTAALATPSLWDEVVALLARKGFDVPAELLERDVNGEHEAHPAIEAAWVRIYGDSGPENHLRLLGDALTEIAEEFGDWRWNHVKAVQRTMGAKVGSGGSAGLAWLQRSMARVVFPELWSARTAM, from the coding sequence GTGGAACAGACGACGGCGGTGCGCCCGGTAACCCCCCAGGAACGGGCGGCTCGGGCGGCACGCAACGGCGGCGAGCCGACGCTGGAATTCGCCGAGCGCGTGCCGTATGACGCCTACGTACGGGCCAGCACCCTGCACCGGCTCCAGGAGCCGCTCAGCGACGACCCGGGCGAAATGTCCTTCCTGATGGTCAGCCAGATCATGGAGCTGTACTTCGGGCTGACCTGCCACGAGCTGCGGCACGCCAAGCGCGAGCTGCGCGAGGACCGGATCTGGGAGGCGCTGCCTCCGCTGCGCCGGGCCGCCCTGCACCTGGAGGGCCTCAACGGCGCCTGGCACGGCCTGCGCTGGATGAGCCCGGCCGACTTCAACCGCTTCCGCGACCGGCTCGGCGAGGGCTCCGGCTTCCAGTCCGCGATGTACCGGCAGCTGGAATTCCTGCTCGGCCTGCGCGACCGCGCGCTGATCCGCCCGTTCCGCCGGCAGACCGACGTGTACGACGAGCTGACCGCCGCGCTGGCCACGCCGAGCCTCTGGGACGAGGTGGTGGCGCTGCTGGCCCGCAAGGGCTTCGACGTGCCGGCCGAGCTGCTGGAGCGGGACGTGAACGGCGAGCACGAGGCGCACCCGGCGATCGAGGCGGCCTGGGTCCGGATCTACGGCGACAGCGGCCCGGAGAACCACCTGCGCCTGCTCGGCGACGCGCTGACCGAGATCGCCGAGGAGTTCGGCGACTGGCGCTGGAACCACGTCAAGGCCGTGCAGCGCACCATGGGCGCCAAGGTCGGCAGCGGCGGTTCCGCCGGACTGGCATGGTTGCAGCGCAGCATGGCCCGGGTGGTCTTCCCGGAGCTGTGGTCGGCCCGCACCGCGATGTGA
- a CDS encoding HNH endonuclease codes for MPDIRPTAGSGALVLNATYEPLCVVSVRRAAILVLSAKAICVADGEGVLHSARNALPVPSVVRLTRYVRVPYRTHVGLSRRAVFARDGWRCAYCRGPAETIDHVFPRSRGGRHAWENVVAACARCNHTKGDKTPAELGWRLHHLPAAPKGAAWRVLGHRAPDPRWADWLDLRESESEAA; via the coding sequence ATGCCTGACATACGACCCACGGCGGGCTCCGGTGCGCTCGTTCTCAACGCCACCTACGAACCCCTGTGCGTCGTGTCGGTGCGTCGTGCCGCGATCCTCGTCCTCTCCGCCAAGGCGATCTGCGTGGCCGACGGCGAGGGCGTCCTGCACAGCGCGCGCAACGCGTTACCGGTGCCCTCGGTGGTACGCCTGACCCGCTACGTCCGGGTGCCCTACCGCACCCACGTCGGGCTGTCCCGGCGGGCCGTGTTCGCCCGCGACGGGTGGCGGTGCGCGTACTGCCGGGGGCCGGCGGAGACCATCGACCACGTCTTCCCGCGCAGCCGGGGCGGCCGGCACGCCTGGGAGAACGTGGTCGCCGCCTGCGCGCGGTGCAACCACACCAAAGGCGACAAGACGCCGGCCGAGCTGGGCTGGCGGCTGCACCACCTGCCGGCCGCCCCGAAAGGGGCGGCCTGGCGGGTCCTCGGGCACCGAGCGCCCGACCCGCGCTGGGCGGACTGGCTCGACCTGCGCGAGTCCGAGTCCGAGGCGGCCTGA
- a CDS encoding FAD-dependent oxidoreductase — protein sequence MTERDEIAVVGAGLAGCLLACYLARRGYPVALYERRPDPRAGTAERGRSINLALSERGLDALRRIGLEDEVMADALPMRGRMIHPVEGEPEFQSYSGSGDRAINSISRGALNNALLDAAAALPNVRVAFDHRLVGLDPLGGEMTFETPQGKVTAAASVILGADGAGSAVRGQLLAYGGVTESLDFLDYGYKELTIPPLGGEFALDPGALHIWPRGTSMMIALPNPDRSFTCTLFWPTHGTRSFASLSSPAAIEGFFATHYPDLVPLAPNLVDDYQHNPVGLLGTVRCTPWQVAGKVGLIGDAAHAIVPFYGQGANCAFEDVVELDRCLDECDDEWAAALPLYQHRRQDNAEAIARMALANFVEMRDKVASPVFRTRKQVEHALERVLPGRYVSQYELVSFSTTPYAQVRRRVRAQYAVVGAVAAGAVALLAGGVRAALGRRR from the coding sequence GTGACGGAGCGCGACGAGATCGCTGTGGTCGGCGCCGGACTGGCCGGCTGCCTGCTGGCCTGCTATCTGGCGCGGCGCGGCTACCCGGTGGCCCTCTACGAGCGGCGGCCCGACCCGCGTGCCGGCACCGCCGAGCGGGGCCGCTCGATCAACCTGGCGCTGTCCGAGCGCGGCCTGGACGCGCTGCGCCGCATCGGCCTGGAGGACGAGGTGATGGCGGACGCGCTGCCGATGCGCGGCCGCATGATCCACCCGGTCGAGGGTGAGCCGGAGTTCCAGTCCTACAGCGGCTCCGGGGACCGGGCGATCAACTCGATCAGCCGGGGCGCGCTGAACAACGCGCTGCTCGACGCCGCCGCCGCGTTGCCGAACGTGCGGGTCGCGTTCGACCACCGGCTGGTCGGCCTCGACCCGCTCGGCGGCGAGATGACGTTCGAGACCCCGCAGGGCAAGGTCACCGCCGCCGCCTCGGTCATCCTCGGCGCCGACGGCGCCGGCTCCGCGGTGCGCGGGCAGCTGCTCGCGTACGGGGGAGTGACCGAGAGCCTCGACTTCCTCGACTACGGCTACAAGGAGCTGACCATCCCGCCGCTGGGCGGGGAGTTCGCGCTCGACCCGGGCGCGCTGCACATCTGGCCGCGCGGCACCTCGATGATGATCGCGCTGCCGAACCCGGACCGCTCCTTCACCTGCACGCTGTTCTGGCCCACCCACGGCACGCGCAGCTTCGCGTCGCTGAGCAGCCCGGCGGCGATCGAGGGGTTCTTCGCCACCCACTACCCGGACCTGGTCCCGCTGGCCCCCAACCTGGTCGACGACTACCAGCACAACCCGGTCGGCCTGCTCGGCACGGTGCGCTGCACGCCGTGGCAGGTGGCCGGGAAGGTCGGCCTGATCGGCGACGCCGCGCACGCCATCGTGCCGTTCTACGGCCAGGGCGCGAACTGCGCGTTCGAGGACGTGGTCGAGCTGGACCGCTGCCTGGACGAGTGCGACGACGAGTGGGCCGCCGCGTTGCCGCTCTACCAGCACCGCCGGCAGGACAACGCGGAGGCGATCGCCCGGATGGCGCTGGCGAACTTCGTGGAGATGCGGGACAAGGTCGCCTCACCGGTGTTCCGCACCCGCAAGCAGGTCGAGCACGCGCTGGAGCGCGTCCTGCCCGGCCGCTACGTCTCCCAGTACGAGCTGGTCTCCTTCTCCACCACCCCGTACGCGCAGGTGCGCCGCCGGGTGCGCGCGCAGTACGCGGTCGTCGGCGCGGTCGCGGCCGGCGCGGTGGCGCTGCTCGCCGGTGGGGTCCGCGCGGCGCTGGGGCGGCGGCGATGA
- a CDS encoding MFS transporter, with protein MEATVSDERPAQEGPATFRDVFGQPEFRALFAANILSWVGDYLAKAAVTVLVLRETESVALSAAAFAVSYLPWLLGGPLLSALAERHRYRRVMVICDLIRMALMLLVAMPFMPAWSILALIFLATLANPPSQAARSAVMPQILTGDRLVVGLSAFTSASQAAQVVGYLIGATIAALNPNAALLVNAATFALSALLVRVGVRDRPSTMTARHRSHLLRETGQGFRIVFERPVLRAIALLVFSAMLFSIVPEGLAAGWAAERTDGAMDAGTAQAVIMAAGPVGYVLGGLIIGRLVAPARRLALMRPLMVIAPAVLVPALLDPTPSVVALLAAACGFAVAGLVPVANGLFVQALPDGYRARAFGVMATGTQVIQGAAVLATGALAERFSVPSVVGAWSAAGVLLMLVAAFAWPRPRTIDAAIAAARAESSADPLAPTHTAQGPAAADRGREHGRRRHAVT; from the coding sequence ATGGAGGCGACGGTGTCCGACGAGCGACCCGCCCAGGAGGGCCCGGCCACCTTCCGCGACGTGTTCGGTCAGCCGGAGTTCCGGGCGCTGTTCGCCGCCAACATCCTCTCCTGGGTCGGCGACTATCTCGCCAAGGCCGCTGTCACCGTGCTCGTGCTGCGCGAGACCGAATCGGTAGCGCTCTCCGCCGCCGCCTTCGCGGTCAGTTATCTGCCCTGGCTGCTCGGTGGCCCGTTGCTCTCCGCGCTCGCCGAGCGGCACCGCTACCGCCGGGTCATGGTGATCTGCGACCTGATCCGGATGGCGCTGATGCTGCTCGTCGCCATGCCGTTCATGCCGGCCTGGTCGATCCTCGCGCTGATCTTCCTGGCCACGCTCGCCAATCCACCGAGCCAGGCGGCGCGCTCGGCGGTGATGCCGCAGATCCTCACCGGCGACCGGCTGGTGGTGGGCCTGTCCGCGTTCACCAGCGCGTCCCAGGCTGCCCAGGTCGTCGGCTACCTGATCGGCGCGACCATCGCCGCGCTGAATCCGAACGCCGCGCTGCTCGTCAACGCGGCGACCTTCGCCCTGTCGGCCCTGCTGGTCCGCGTCGGCGTACGCGACCGGCCGTCGACGATGACCGCGAGGCACCGCAGCCACCTGCTGCGGGAGACCGGCCAGGGCTTCCGGATCGTCTTCGAGCGGCCGGTGCTGCGGGCCATCGCGCTGCTGGTGTTCAGCGCGATGCTGTTCTCGATCGTCCCGGAAGGGCTGGCCGCCGGCTGGGCCGCCGAACGCACCGACGGCGCGATGGACGCCGGTACCGCCCAGGCGGTCATCATGGCCGCCGGTCCGGTCGGGTACGTCCTCGGCGGGCTGATCATCGGACGGCTGGTCGCCCCGGCGCGCCGATTGGCGCTGATGCGGCCGCTGATGGTCATCGCGCCCGCGGTGCTCGTGCCCGCGCTCCTCGACCCGACCCCGTCGGTGGTGGCGCTGCTCGCCGCCGCGTGCGGCTTCGCGGTCGCCGGGCTGGTGCCGGTCGCCAACGGGCTTTTCGTGCAGGCCCTGCCGGACGGCTACCGGGCCCGGGCGTTCGGGGTGATGGCCACCGGCACCCAGGTCATCCAGGGCGCCGCGGTGCTCGCCACCGGCGCCCTCGCCGAACGGTTCTCCGTCCCGTCGGTGGTCGGCGCGTGGAGCGCGGCGGGCGTGCTGCTCATGCTCGTCGCGGCGTTCGCCTGGCCCCGGCCGCGCACCATCGACGCGGCGATCGCGGCCGCCCGCGCCGAGTCGTCCGCGGACCCCCTCGCGCCCACGCACACCGCGCAGGGCCCGGCGGCGGCCGACCGGGGCCGCGAGCACGGTCGGCGCCGGCACGCGGTGACGTGA